The Vicia villosa cultivar HV-30 ecotype Madison, WI unplaced genomic scaffold, Vvil1.0 ctg.002354F_1_1, whole genome shotgun sequence genome has a window encoding:
- the LOC131638647 gene encoding uncharacterized protein LOC131638647 has protein sequence MYEHLMFEEEQVHWSHFIQHNGARPRSIVCLWLVFHNRLATKARLKGLGFLQEECCSLCEEHKEDIDHLLTSCKITKNIWQDVLSWLDIKRKPQQWQDEMKWILHNTKGKSFRASKLKIVVAETVYGIWKFRNEYTFGLNTNKDTTTIVHKIIDSIVFRGWLKDKFRKKLALLMM, from the coding sequence ATGTATGAACATTTGATGTTTGAAGAGGAGCAGGTTCATTGGAGTCATTTTATCCAGCATAATGGTGCGAGGCCTAGATCTATTGTTTGTCTTTGGCTGGTCTTCCATAATCGTTTGGCCACAAAAGCCAGATTGAAAGGACTTGGTTTTCTGCAAGAGGAATGCTGCAGCCTCTGTGAGGAACATAAAGAAGATATTGACCACTTGCTTACCAGCTGCAAAATTACCAAGAACATTTGGCAGGATGTGTTATCTTGGCTTGATATTAAGCGTAAGCCTCAACAATGGCAAGATGAAATGAAGTGGATTCTGCATAACACGAAAGGCAAGAGCTTCAGGGCTAGCAAGCTGAAGATTGTAGTGGCGGAAACTGTCTATGGAATATGGAAGTTTCGAAATGAGTATACCTTTGGCTTAAATACTAATAAAGATACTACTACTATTGTTCATAAGATCATAGATTCTATAGTCTTTAGAGGTTGGCTCAAAGATAAATTTAGGAAAAAATTAGCTTTACTCATGATGTAA
- the LOC131638646 gene encoding uncharacterized protein LOC131638646, producing MEELHSVFVYQQEEREHEQPQKLIDTILELEAMKKMNRELHNQLKIAYQERDEARDQLQKLINKFCPTDFQQEHPFMFHSSKPNSSITESSTLSYSSPSSVDSFFETPSSSMFSNTSMGYINHHHPNQGFNYVMEPIEEQVHDFGSEYIDSIAKERVLPQKGKLLRAVIDAGPLLQTILLEGSLPRWRNPPHLQEINNVNVGLTSSLLDLADNHLPGSSNNSLKYSSDSSYNSSFSHINSKKHRRHQ from the exons ATGGAAGAGCTTCATTCAGTTTTCGTATACCAACAGGAAGAg AGAGAGCATGAACAACCACAAAAACTCATAGACACAATACTTGAACTAGAAGCAATGAAAAAGATGAATAGAGAACTCCACAATCAACTCAAAATAGCTTATCAAGAAAGAGATGAAGCTAGAGATCAGCTACAAAAACTAATCAACAAGTTTTGTCCAACTGATTTCCAACAAGAACACCCTTTCATGTTTCATTCATCGAAACCGAATTCGAGTATAACAGAATCTAGTACTCTCTCATATAGTTCGCCTTCGTCGGTAGATTCGTTCTTTGAAACTCCTTCTTCATCTATGTTTTCAAATACTAGTATGGGAtatatcaatcatcatcatccaaaTCAAGGTTTTAATTATGTGATGGAACCTATTGAAGAACAAGTTCATGATTTTGGAAGTGAGTATATAGATTCTATTGCTAAGGAAAGAGTTTTGCCTCAAAAGGGTAAGCTTTTAAGAGCTGTGATTGATGCTGGTCCTTTGCTTCAAACTATTTTGCTTGAAGGATCACTTCCTAGGTGGAGAAATCCACCACATTTGCAAGAGATTAATAATGTTAATGTTGGTTTGACTTCTTCATTGCTTGATCTTGCTGATAATCATCTTCCTGGATCGTCTAACAATTCTTTGAAGTATAGTTCTGATTCGAGTTATAATTCTAGTTTCAGTCATATCAATTCAAAGAAGCATCGGAGACATCAATAA